One Lacipirellulaceae bacterium DNA window includes the following coding sequences:
- the truB gene encoding tRNA pseudouridine(55) synthase TruB, whose protein sequence is MFGILNINKPAGCTSRDVVNRVQRIVKPVKAGHAGTLDPLATGVLVVCLGGATRLIQYVQQMPKTYRGIFLLGQSSPSDDVETEITNYADVPIPTIEQIEAVLPTFIGTIQQRPPAYSAIKQQGQRAYKLAREGKQVELAARPVEIYEITVDGFEYPELQLTIHCGSGTYVRSIGRDLAEALGTKAVMSGLERTAIGSFRVEESLATDAIEPSTLETHLLPAIRAVEAIPRLTLGEKEWQEISHGREIKSDVSLGEIDEVAAVNSQGELVALLKTLGNGRYRATRNFLKPS, encoded by the coding sequence ATGTTCGGCATTCTCAATATCAACAAACCGGCAGGTTGCACTTCGCGCGACGTGGTGAACCGCGTGCAGAGGATCGTCAAACCTGTGAAAGCAGGACATGCGGGGACGCTTGACCCACTTGCGACGGGCGTGCTGGTGGTGTGCCTTGGCGGAGCGACGCGCCTGATTCAGTACGTTCAACAGATGCCAAAGACTTATCGCGGGATATTCTTGCTCGGGCAGTCGAGCCCAAGCGACGATGTCGAAACGGAAATCACAAACTATGCCGATGTGCCGATTCCGACGATTGAGCAGATTGAGGCGGTACTTCCTACCTTCATTGGCACGATCCAACAACGACCGCCTGCCTACTCGGCGATCAAGCAGCAAGGACAACGCGCTTACAAGTTGGCTCGCGAAGGGAAGCAGGTCGAGTTGGCAGCGCGGCCCGTTGAGATCTACGAAATCACCGTTGATGGATTTGAGTACCCCGAACTTCAGTTGACCATCCATTGCGGCAGCGGGACCTACGTAAGAAGCATTGGACGCGATCTGGCTGAAGCTTTGGGCACGAAAGCAGTGATGAGCGGGCTAGAGAGGACGGCGATTGGGAGTTTTCGGGTTGAGGAATCTTTAGCGACCGATGCGATCGAACCGTCTACCTTAGAAACACACCTTTTGCCTGCAATCAGAGCGGTCGAAGCAATTCCGCGGCTGACTCTGGGTGAGAAAGAGTGGCAAGAGATCTCGCATGGTCGAGAGATCAAATCAGACGTTTCGCTGGGCGAAATAGACGAAGTAGCGGCAGTGAACTCTCAGGGAGAATTGGTCGCACTGCTCAAAACTCTCGGTAATGGGCGGTATCGTGCGACGCGGAACTTTCTGAAGCCTTCGTGA
- the rsmG gene encoding 16S rRNA (guanine(527)-N(7))-methyltransferase RsmG, which yields MSENPTTDQPTPDPEFQKLTEALAHFEIELEPSQVELLDRYREVLWRTNETMNLTRHTTLAKFVGRDVVDSLELAKHIEQGNRVLDVGSGGGVPGLVIAICRPDLKVSVCESTQKKAKALFAMVEELGLSVPVLACRAEEALELSTYNTLTARAVAPMAKLLYWFNLHWDAFEELLLIKGRSWVEERAEARHRGFMKPLELRKLSEYPMLGGGESVILKLWRKEQ from the coding sequence TTGTCAGAAAACCCTACCACCGACCAGCCGACGCCCGACCCCGAGTTCCAAAAGCTCACCGAGGCGCTTGCGCACTTTGAGATCGAACTCGAGCCCAGCCAAGTCGAACTGCTCGACCGTTACCGTGAAGTCCTTTGGCGAACCAACGAAACGATGAACCTCACGCGGCACACCACGCTGGCAAAGTTTGTCGGGCGCGATGTGGTCGATAGCCTGGAACTCGCCAAGCATATCGAGCAAGGCAATCGAGTGTTGGACGTTGGCTCTGGTGGCGGCGTGCCCGGTTTGGTAATCGCCATTTGCCGACCGGATCTGAAGGTTAGCGTTTGCGAGTCGACACAAAAGAAAGCCAAGGCACTATTTGCGATGGTCGAAGAGTTGGGCCTCTCCGTCCCGGTGCTCGCCTGTCGCGCGGAAGAAGCACTTGAACTCTCAACCTACAACACACTCACAGCACGGGCCGTTGCGCCGATGGCGAAGCTTCTCTACTGGTTCAACCTGCACTGGGACGCCTTCGAGGAGCTACTGCTAATCAAAGGGCGAAGCTGGGTCGAGGAGCGAGCTGAAGCACGCCATCGTGGGTTCATGAAACCCTTGGAACTTCGCAAACTGAGCGAATACCCCATGCTGGGTGGCGGCGAGAGCGTTATTCTGAAGCTGTGGCGTAAAGAACAGTAG
- a CDS encoding DUF3467 domain-containing protein, whose amino-acid sequence MADEKKETEAAAPAEGKPQEQQRVQVDDSGAACSYANFCRVTGTPEELIVDFGLNSQPFGVPSEPVQITQRIVTNYYTAKRMLHALHLSVQRHEQAFGKLETDVQKRVVAQPGQQAAPQQS is encoded by the coding sequence ATGGCCGACGAAAAGAAAGAAACTGAAGCAGCCGCCCCCGCTGAGGGAAAACCTCAAGAGCAGCAACGCGTTCAAGTCGACGATTCCGGGGCGGCTTGCTCTTACGCCAACTTTTGCCGCGTGACCGGCACGCCCGAAGAGTTGATTGTCGATTTTGGCCTCAACTCTCAGCCTTTCGGCGTGCCGTCTGAGCCCGTTCAGATCACTCAGCGGATCGTCACAAATTACTATACAGCCAAGCGGATGCTTCACGCTTTACACCTCTCCGTGCAGCGTCACGAGCAAGCCTTCGGCAAGCTCGAAACAGACGTACAGAAACGCGTTGTGGCTCAGCCAGGGCAACAAGCGGCTCCACAGCAGTCTTAG